A genome region from Akkermansiaceae bacterium includes the following:
- a CDS encoding phosphoenolpyruvate carboxylase, protein MNTREQLRIEGFGLIDERLNYLLGCLQDALKSAGQSALLPYMPWSGQVPEAGAKTPDDLPKLYSIGFQLLNMIEERVAAEIRREREKALGADSIRGLWPQALRDLQAIGLKPAQILEVLDEVHVEPVLTAHPTEAKRESVRARQRALYEELVRNEYPKYTEREKRRIRERVVTTLETLWLTAEIHLVRPDISSELRNAIHYLRDLFPTAINRLDLHFTEAWRDAGLPLDLLRSAGNVPHLSFGSWIGGDRDGHPLVTPQVTESSLGELRKAALHLLETELINLAAQLTVSRNLSEVPEELQDRIDELTFTIGNERRVKEILDRQGEEPWRQLASLMALRLKEQAKGFPGYTSPAGLTADLDLISRTLSAAGCRLLEEQAIRPVRHKIEMFGFHLATLDVRQNSEFHDQAIAEILSAAGIEDGGNFPEWPEEKRLAFLNTELQSNRPFLHDGTRIGEYADNVLDTYRVLVRHHRERGTAGLGSLIVSMTRQLSDLLSVYLLAREAGLMLHSPEGMACTMPVVPLFETMDDLHNSPGILGAFLDHPLTARTISAMAKPQQQVMLGYSDSNKDCGILAAQVALQRAQSALTKTGIEKNVKLCFFHGRGGTISRGAGPTHWFMAALPHGAMSGSFRMTEQGETIAQKYANLANATYNLELLLAGAAINTARHRHLPEKPDPAERFLDTLSATSQKAYQSLLRAEGFIEFYRQATPIDALENSRIGSRPARRTGKKSHSISDLRAIPWVFSWTQARYYLPGWYGVGSALSELKEQSPEDFAALKEAVGKSTFLSYVLTNVETNLASANLGLMQAYAGLVEDNAIRETFTKRITEEFDLTGKLLTELFDGSMADRRPRMAKTLAIREEPLKILHHQQISLLKEWRGHLGKENQTAADALLPKLLLSINAIASGLRTTG, encoded by the coding sequence ATGAACACACGCGAACAGCTACGCATCGAAGGCTTCGGCCTGATCGACGAACGCCTCAACTACCTCCTCGGCTGCCTGCAGGACGCGCTGAAGAGCGCCGGCCAATCCGCACTCCTGCCCTACATGCCGTGGTCGGGGCAAGTCCCTGAGGCCGGCGCGAAAACCCCGGACGACCTGCCGAAACTCTATTCGATCGGCTTCCAGCTCCTGAACATGATCGAGGAGCGCGTCGCCGCCGAGATCCGCCGGGAGCGGGAAAAGGCGCTCGGCGCCGATTCGATCCGCGGCCTCTGGCCACAGGCGCTGCGGGATCTCCAGGCCATCGGCCTCAAGCCCGCGCAGATCCTCGAAGTCCTCGATGAGGTCCATGTCGAGCCCGTCCTCACCGCCCACCCGACCGAAGCGAAGCGCGAGTCCGTCCGCGCCCGCCAGCGAGCGCTCTACGAGGAGCTCGTCCGCAACGAATACCCGAAATACACCGAGCGCGAGAAACGCCGCATCCGCGAGCGGGTCGTCACCACCCTGGAAACCCTCTGGCTCACCGCCGAGATCCACCTCGTCCGCCCGGACATCAGCTCGGAGCTGCGCAACGCCATCCACTACCTGCGCGACCTTTTCCCCACCGCCATCAACCGTCTCGATCTCCACTTCACCGAGGCATGGCGCGATGCCGGGCTGCCGCTCGATCTGCTCCGCTCCGCCGGGAACGTCCCTCACCTTAGCTTCGGCTCGTGGATCGGCGGCGACCGGGACGGCCATCCGCTCGTCACCCCGCAGGTCACGGAATCCAGCCTCGGCGAGCTGCGCAAGGCCGCCCTGCATCTGCTTGAAACGGAACTCATCAACCTCGCCGCCCAGCTCACCGTTTCCCGCAACCTCAGCGAGGTGCCCGAGGAACTCCAGGATCGCATCGACGAACTCACCTTCACCATCGGCAACGAGCGCAGGGTGAAGGAAATACTCGACCGCCAGGGCGAGGAGCCATGGCGGCAGCTCGCCAGCCTCATGGCGCTGCGCCTCAAGGAGCAGGCAAAAGGTTTCCCTGGCTACACCTCACCCGCCGGGCTGACCGCAGACCTCGACCTCATTTCCCGCACGCTTTCGGCCGCAGGCTGCCGCCTGCTGGAAGAGCAGGCGATCCGCCCGGTGCGCCACAAGATCGAGATGTTCGGCTTCCACCTCGCCACCCTCGATGTCCGCCAGAACTCCGAATTCCACGACCAGGCGATCGCCGAAATCCTCAGCGCCGCCGGAATCGAGGACGGCGGGAATTTCCCGGAATGGCCGGAGGAAAAACGCCTGGCTTTCCTCAACACCGAGCTGCAGTCCAACCGCCCCTTCCTCCACGACGGCACCCGCATCGGCGAGTATGCGGACAACGTCCTCGACACCTACCGCGTCCTCGTCCGCCACCACCGCGAGCGGGGCACCGCCGGCCTCGGCTCGCTCATTGTCTCGATGACGCGCCAGCTCTCCGATCTGCTCTCCGTCTATCTCCTCGCCCGCGAGGCCGGGCTGATGCTCCATTCCCCGGAAGGCATGGCCTGCACCATGCCCGTCGTCCCGCTATTCGAAACGATGGACGATCTCCACAACTCCCCCGGTATCCTCGGCGCCTTCCTCGACCACCCGCTCACCGCCCGCACCATCTCCGCCATGGCCAAGCCGCAGCAGCAGGTCATGCTCGGATACTCGGATTCCAACAAGGACTGCGGCATCCTCGCCGCCCAGGTCGCCCTCCAGCGCGCCCAATCCGCCCTAACGAAAACGGGTATCGAGAAAAACGTGAAGCTCTGCTTCTTCCACGGCCGCGGCGGCACGATCTCCCGCGGTGCCGGCCCGACGCATTGGTTCATGGCCGCCCTGCCGCATGGCGCGATGTCCGGCTCCTTCCGCATGACAGAGCAGGGCGAGACCATCGCCCAGAAATACGCGAACCTCGCCAACGCCACCTACAACCTCGAGCTGCTCCTGGCCGGCGCCGCGATCAACACCGCCCGCCACAGGCACCTCCCGGAAAAACCCGATCCCGCGGAGCGTTTCCTCGACACCCTATCCGCCACCTCGCAAAAGGCCTACCAGTCCCTCCTCCGCGCCGAGGGCTTCATCGAGTTCTACCGCCAGGCCACGCCCATCGACGCGTTGGAAAACTCCCGCATCGGCTCCCGCCCCGCGCGCCGCACCGGAAAGAAATCCCACTCGATCTCCGATCTCCGCGCCATCCCGTGGGTCTTCTCATGGACCCAGGCGCGCTACTACCTGCCCGGCTGGTATGGCGTCGGCTCCGCCCTTTCCGAGCTCAAGGAGCAATCGCCCGAAGACTTCGCCGCACTCAAGGAAGCCGTCGGAAAATCCACCTTCCTCTCCTACGTCCTCACCAACGTCGAGACCAACCTCGCCTCCGCAAACCTCGGTCTCATGCAGGCATACGCCGGGCTGGTAGAGGACAACGCCATCCGCGAGACTTTCACGAAACGCATCACCGAAGAATTCGACCTAACAGGAAAGCTCCTAACAGAACTCTTCGACGGTTCCATGGCAGACCGCCGCCCCCGCATGGCCAAGACCCTCGCCATCCGCGAGGAGCCCCTGAAAATCCTCCATCACCAGCAAATCTCCCTCCTCAAGGAATGGCGCGGCCACCTCGGAAAGGAAAACCAGACCGCCGCGGACGCACTGCTCCCGAAGCTCCTCCTCTCCATCAACGCCATCGCAAGCGGCCTCCGCACGACGGGGTAA
- a CDS encoding PEP-CTERM sorting domain-containing protein has translation MKKSLNIILCASVLSSLPASAVVLAAGWDTFGSGASTGPSITNLSTTATLSSTSTWGQWNGGGTNSSGASTDGTFGSLSSTVASASTFGAGEGSNSGSNLSLNRSNKPGSLIFSLTNNSGSDQSLEGFYFDAVGRFAQSAKDWSLTFSGAISGTAASGTLTESDMMAATAAQRNWFVDLSGLTDSTWESGGTAIFTLAFSGGATSTGTGGGQETLVDNIGITVVPEPSAALLGALGVLCLLRRRR, from the coding sequence ATGAAAAAATCCCTGAATATCATCCTTTGCGCATCCGTCCTCTCTTCATTGCCCGCTTCCGCAGTCGTTCTGGCCGCTGGTTGGGATACCTTTGGCAGCGGCGCAAGCACGGGACCAAGTATCACCAACCTCAGCACAACAGCCACGCTCTCGAGCACCTCGACCTGGGGACAGTGGAACGGCGGGGGTACTAACTCCTCGGGAGCGAGTACCGACGGCACTTTCGGAAGTCTGAGTTCTACGGTTGCGTCTGCTTCTACGTTCGGTGCTGGTGAAGGCAGCAACTCGGGTTCAAACCTGAGTCTGAATCGGAGTAACAAGCCCGGCTCCCTCATCTTCAGCCTGACCAACAACTCGGGATCCGACCAATCGCTGGAGGGCTTCTACTTCGACGCGGTCGGACGGTTCGCCCAATCGGCCAAAGACTGGTCTCTCACCTTCAGTGGTGCCATTTCCGGGACAGCTGCCAGCGGAACGCTCACCGAAAGCGACATGATGGCGGCGACTGCGGCTCAACGCAACTGGTTCGTCGATCTCAGTGGCTTGACAGACAGCACTTGGGAGAGCGGTGGCACAGCCATATTCACCCTCGCCTTCAGTGGGGGTGCCACCTCCACAGGTACTGGCGGCGGACAGGAAACCTTGGTCGATAACATCGGTATCACGGTCGTCCCCGAGCCATCCGCTGCACTGCTTGGAGCTCTCGGAGTCCTCTGCCTGCTTCGACGCCGCAGATAA
- a CDS encoding sigma-70 family RNA polymerase sigma factor produces MAKQPDPEETFVQLVVTHQAALRAFVLSLLPGSSEVDDVIQETNSEIWQKRGEFRIGTNFKSWMFSVAKFKVLSSWRDQSRRKEWAMPEETLTKLIDRVETGNLGSTEVRLEALRACLQQLRPVDRGLILRRYIGEHSLGKLAAEVGRNAESLKVSLHRIRMALRTCVTHKTRMEELNP; encoded by the coding sequence ATGGCAAAACAACCCGATCCGGAAGAAACCTTCGTGCAACTGGTGGTCACCCATCAGGCGGCTCTCCGTGCCTTCGTGCTGTCCTTGCTGCCTGGGAGCTCCGAGGTGGACGATGTGATCCAGGAAACGAACTCCGAGATCTGGCAGAAGCGGGGCGAGTTCCGCATCGGGACGAATTTCAAATCCTGGATGTTCTCGGTGGCGAAGTTCAAGGTGCTTTCCTCGTGGCGCGACCAATCCCGCCGCAAGGAATGGGCGATGCCCGAGGAAACCCTCACGAAGCTCATTGATCGGGTGGAGACAGGGAACCTTGGATCGACGGAGGTGAGATTGGAGGCGCTGCGGGCTTGCCTCCAGCAACTGCGCCCGGTGGACAGGGGCCTGATCCTGCGCCGCTACATCGGCGAGCACAGCCTCGGGAAACTGGCGGCTGAGGTGGGCAGGAACGCGGAAAGCCTAAAGGTCTCCCTGCACCGGATCCGCATGGCACTCAGAACCTGCGTGACCCACAAAACCAGGATGGAGGAGCTGAACCCATGA